Proteins from a genomic interval of Papaver somniferum cultivar HN1 chromosome 4, ASM357369v1, whole genome shotgun sequence:
- the LOC113274818 gene encoding bifunctional dTDP-4-dehydrorhamnose 3,5-epimerase/dTDP-4-dehydrorhamnose reductase: MGFPASGDQKYKFLIYGKTGWIGGLLGKICESQGIEYVYGSGRLEDRNSLASDLENVKPTHVFNAAGVTGRPNVDWCESHKVETIRTNVVGTLTLADLCRDKGLVLINYATGCIFEYDDKHTLGSGVGFKEEDTPNFIGSFYSKTKAMVEELLKNYENVCTLRVRMPISSDLNNPRNFITKISRYDKVVDIPNSMTILDELLPISIEMAKRNLTGIWNFTNPGVVSHNEILQMYKDYIDPSYTWKNFNLEEQAKVIVAPRSNNELDASKLKTEFPELMSIKESLLHYVFKPNQKTPVA, translated from the exons ATGGGTTTTCCAGCATCAGGTGATCAGAAATACAAGTTTTTGATCTATGGTAAAACAGGATGGATAGGTGGATTACTTGGGAAAATCTGTGAATCACAAGGAATTGAGTATGTTTATGGTTCAGGAAGACTTGAAGATAGGAATTCATTAGCATCTGATTTGGAGAATGTGAAACCAACTCATGTTTTCAATGCTGCTGGTGTTACTGGTAGACCTAATGTTGATTGGTGTGAATCACATAAAGTTGAGACTATCAGAACTAATGTTGTTGGTACATTGACATTAGCTGATCTTTGCAGAGACAAAGGGTTGGTTTTGATTAATTATGCTACTGGTTGTATTTTTGAGTATGATGACAAGCATACTCTTGGATCGGGGGTTGGATTTAAAGAGGAAGATACTCCTAATTTTATTGGATCTTTCTATTCCAAGACTAAAGCTATG GTAGAGGAACTGCTCAAGAACTACGAGAATGTTTGCACCCTGCGTGTGAGGATGCCCATCTCATCTGATCTAAACAACCCCCGCAACTTCATCACGAAGATTTCTCGTTACGACAAAGTAGTTGATATTCCAAACTCGATGACAATTTTGGATGAGCTTCTCCCAATATCCATTGAGATGGCAAAGAGGAACCTTACCGGTATCTGGAACTTCACCAACCCAGGAGTGGTAAGCCACAACGAGATCTTGCAGATGTACAAGGATTACATTGACCCTAGCTACACATGGAAGAACTTCAACCTGGAAGAGCAAGCTAAGGTGATTGTTGCCCCAAGGAGTAACAACGAGCTAGATGCCTCCAAACTGAAGACGGAATTCCCAGAACTCATGTCCATTAAGGAATCACTTCTGCACTACGTGTTCAAGCCAAATCAGAAGACCCCAGTAGCTTGA